From one Trifolium pratense cultivar HEN17-A07 linkage group LG1, ARS_RC_1.1, whole genome shotgun sequence genomic stretch:
- the LOC123914741 gene encoding putative wall-associated receptor kinase-like 16 yields the protein MKLKVMQVLIVMVAALALLEGTLASDEPQQVLPGCNNTCGDIQIPYPFGIGYSTLDHKPCYMDSKFNLTCVNNSTLIHGNITVLNITSQSQMVMKFFVSRLCTDGNNNTEEKEANQPFLNVPSFTISSTENKFITVGCDSYGYLDSNFNGATYSTGCLTRCPRYDYDPKMVNGNNTGKCTGLGCCQVDIPPLMKYITIQTFKFPNSISQKGCSYSFIAKQGSYNFSVDHINNLPNQTFPMVVNWAVTNESCEIAQTTNSYACKENSECDDDDDLDYDGYRCKCLEGFEGNPYLPGGCRDINECATNLHRCKDSTNCKNTPGNHTCFCPVGQTGDGTKEGGCLPIVPTGDETGNAYPIVPTVLGVGAAFIVLFVGIISFLVYQKRKLTKLKEKFFRQNGGSILEQKLRQRNDSSQVAKIFKENELRKATNNYDESLIIGRGGFGTVFKGELDDNRIVAIKKSKTIDESQIDQFINEVDVVSQINHRNVVKLLGCCLETEVPLLVYEFVSNGTLSDFIHTEDKVNKPTWKARLKIAAEVAGALSYLHSSASIPIIHRDVKSDNILLDGTNTAKVSDFGASRLVPLDQTEIATMVQGTIGYLDPEYMQTSQLTEKSDVYSFGVVLVELLTGERPFSFGRPEERRSLAMHFLSCLKKDNVFEIIEDGMLNEENKQEIKEVAVLAAKCLRLRGEERPSMKEVAMELEGMRLMDKHSWINDDLNVEENQHLLRESSSRIYETGDSSKHGDIGYDSLKDHVLIALDDGR from the exons ATGAAGCTTAAGGTCATGCAAGTATTAATAGTAATGGTTGCTGCATTAGCCCTGTTGGAAGGCACACTTGCATCTGATGAACCCCAACAAGTCCTACCAGGCTGCAATAACACCTGTGGAGATATACAAATTCCATATCCATTTGGCATAGGATATTCAACACTAGATCATAAACCATGTTACATGGATTCCAAATTTAATCTCACTTGTGTAAACAACTCGACATTAATCCATGGGAATATCACAGTCCTAAACATAACTTCCCAAAGTCAAATGGTAATGAAATTTTTCGTCTCACGTCTCTGTACCGATGGTAATAATAATACTGAAGAAAAAGAAGCCAATCAACCTTTTCTCAACGTTCCTTCTTTCACAATTTCAAGCACGGAAAACAAATTCATAACCGTCGGTTGCGACAGTTACGGGTATCTCGACAGTAATTTCAATGGTGCCACTTATTCAACAGGGTGCTTAACAAGGTGTCCCCGTTATGATTATGATCCTAAAATGGTAAATGGGAACAATACTGGAAAATGCACAGGTTTAGGGTGCTGCCAAGTGGATATTCCTCCACTTATGAAATATATCACTATACAAACATTTAAATTCCCAAATTCTATATCTCAGAAAGGTTGTAGTTATTCCTTTATTGCAAAACAAGGATCCTATAATTTTTCTGTAGACCATATTAATAATCTACCTAATCAAACTTTTCCCATGGTTGTTAACTGGGCCGTTACAAATGAATCATGTGAAATAGCACAAACTACAAATAGCTACGCCTGCAAGGAAAATAGTGAAtgtgacgatgatgatgatttaGATTATGACGGTTACAGATGCAAGTGTTTGGAAGGTTTTGAAGGAAATCCATACCTTCCTGGAGGCTGCAGAG ACATTAACGAATGTGCAACAAATTTACATAGATGCAAAGATAGCACAAATTGTAAAAACACTCCAGGGAATCACACTTGTTTCTGTCCAGTAGGCCAAACCGGAGATGGAACAAAGGAAGGAGGGTGCCTACCAATAGTACCTACTGGAGATGAAACCGGGAATGCATATCCAATAGTACCTACTGTCCTTG GAGTAGGAGCAGCATTTATTGTTCTATTTGTGGGGATCATTTCCTTCTTAGTATACCAAAAGAGGAAACTTACCAAATTGAAAGAGAAATTCTTTAGACAGAATGGAGGTTCTATTTTGGAACAGAAACTTCGTCAAAGAAACGACTCATCTCAAGTAGctaaaattttcaaagaaaatgAACTAAGGAAAGCCACTAACAATTATGACGAGAGCTTAATCATTGGTAGAGGAGGTTTTGGTACAGTTTTCAAAGGAGAACTAGATGATAATAGAATCGTTGCTATCAAAAAGTCGAAAACAATAGATGAAAGCCAAATTGATCAATTCATTAATGAGGTGGATGTTGTCTCCCAAATAAATCACAGGAATGTGGTTAAACTCTTAGGGTGTTGTCTAGAAACAGAAGTTCCTTTGTTGGTTTATGAATTTGTTAGCAATGGTACTCTTTCTGATTTTATACACACAGAAGATAAAGTGAATAAGCCAACTTGGAAAGCTCGTCTTAAGATAGCAGCCGAGGTAGCCGGAGCTTTGTCATATCTACATTCATCGGCCTCGATACCAATTATCCACAGAGATGTCAAGAGTGACAACATTCTCTTAGATGGAACCAACACTGCCAAAGTATCTGATTTTGGAGCTTCAAGATTGGTTCCACTTGATCAAACTGAAATAGCCACAATGGTGCAAGGAACTATTGGCTACTTAGATCCAGAGTATATGCAAACAAGCCAATTGACTGAAAAAAGTGATGTATATAGCTTTGGGGTAGTTCTTGTGGAACTGCTAACAGGGGAGAGACCTTTTAGTTTTGGTAGGCCAGAAGAGAGAAGAAGTCTTGCTATGCATTTTCTGTCATGCCTGAAAAAGGATAATGTGTTTGAAATTATTGAAGATGGTATgttgaatgaagaaaacaaacaagagatcaaggaggTAGCTGTTCTTGCGGCGAAATGTTTGAGACTTAGAGGGGAAGAAAGACCTAGCATGAAGGAGGTGGCTATGGAATTGGAGGGAATGAGGTTAATGGATAAGCACTCTTGGATCAATGATGACTTAAATGTAGAGGAGAATCAGCACTTGCTTCGTGAATCGTCATCTCGCATTTATGAAACTGGTGATAGCAGTAAACATGGAGATATTGGGTATGACAGCTTAAAAGATCATGTATTGATTGCCTTGGATGATGGAAGATGA